Sequence from the Coleofasciculus sp. FACHB-1120 genome:
TAACGAAATTTTGTCTGAACTAGGGTTTGGCATCATTCCCAACATTTTCAAATCAATGGCGATAAATCCCGATGTGCTGGAAGCGAATTGGAAAAAATTCCGCGCTACCATCCTGCAAGGAGATGTGCCCCGTACCCTAAAGGAAATGGTGGGGGTTGCCATATCCCAAGCTCACAACAGTCCTTATGCCCTCAACGTTCACTTGCATGGATTATCAGCGCTAGGAATGAGCGAAGAAGTTCTCCGGACACTGGTTTCAGACTTTGCTGCCTGTCCGCTTCCCAAGCGCGAAAAAGCCGTCATTCGCTTTGGATTACTTGCCGGGACTAAACCCCACGAACTGACCGCGCAAGACTACCAAAATCTGCGAGAGTTAGGGCTAGATGACTCAGAAATCTTCGAGATTATTGCCACTG
This genomic interval carries:
- a CDS encoding carboxymuconolactone decarboxylase family protein → MTRFPLQEQDEVTDLKVKTVYNEILSELGFGIIPNIFKSMAINPDVLEANWKKFRATILQGDVPRTLKEMVGVAISQAHNSPYALNVHLHGLSALGMSEEVLRTLVSDFAACPLPKREKAVIRFGLLAGTKPHELTAQDYQNLRELGLDDSEIFEIIATADLFTSINRYTDAIALEIDQL